A single Paenibacillus sp. FSL R5-0517 DNA region contains:
- a CDS encoding glycoside hydrolase family 125 protein yields MLTPREDQDISPSIYDMIDRVNKRMPDYPELNQMFKNCFTNTMATTIQRKEDGTTFVITGDIPAMWLRDSAAQVRPYLVLASEDEDIADMIAGLVERQLNYILLDPYANAFNETESGKGHQEDLTQMNDWIWERKYEIDSLAYPIQLSYLLWKNTGRTTQFNDTFRKATQIIMQLWQVEQHHETKSPYTFRRLDAPETDTLSRDGRGTETAYTGMTWSGFRPSDDRCEYGYLIPSNMFAVVALRYLQEIAEVVFEDKGLSATAQQLEEQINKGIQDYGTVEHPEYGTIYAYETDGKGNHNLMDDANVPSLLSLPYLGYVDENDEVYQNTRRFILSSHNPYFYEGTAAAGIGSPHTPDGYIWHIALSMQGLTTTDRNEKLRLLQLIQQTDAGTGLTHEGFSANDPHEYTRPWFSWSNMLFSELMMDYCGFRVEK; encoded by the coding sequence ATGCTGACACCCAGAGAAGATCAAGACATTTCCCCCTCGATATACGACATGATTGATCGAGTTAACAAACGTATGCCGGATTATCCGGAACTTAACCAAATGTTTAAAAACTGTTTTACCAATACGATGGCGACTACCATTCAGCGCAAAGAAGATGGAACAACTTTTGTGATTACGGGAGATATCCCTGCCATGTGGTTACGTGATTCTGCTGCACAGGTCAGACCATATCTGGTTCTCGCTTCAGAGGATGAAGATATCGCCGACATGATCGCTGGACTGGTTGAACGGCAACTGAATTATATTCTTCTAGACCCTTATGCAAACGCTTTTAATGAGACAGAGAGTGGGAAAGGACATCAGGAAGATCTAACGCAGATGAATGATTGGATCTGGGAACGGAAGTATGAGATTGACTCTCTGGCTTATCCAATTCAGCTCAGTTATCTCCTGTGGAAGAACACGGGAAGAACAACTCAATTCAATGATACGTTCCGCAAAGCAACCCAGATTATCATGCAGTTATGGCAAGTGGAGCAGCATCATGAGACGAAATCACCCTACACGTTCCGACGTCTGGATGCGCCCGAAACCGATACGCTCAGCCGAGATGGACGAGGTACTGAAACAGCCTATACAGGCATGACATGGTCGGGATTCCGTCCCAGCGATGATCGCTGTGAATATGGTTATCTTATACCATCCAATATGTTCGCCGTTGTGGCGCTGAGATATCTACAGGAAATTGCCGAAGTCGTGTTCGAGGATAAAGGGCTGTCAGCAACTGCTCAGCAGTTGGAGGAACAGATCAACAAAGGTATTCAGGATTATGGTACTGTCGAACATCCGGAATATGGCACCATATATGCGTACGAAACCGACGGGAAAGGCAATCACAATCTGATGGATGATGCCAATGTACCAAGCCTGCTGTCTTTACCTTATCTCGGATATGTTGATGAGAACGACGAGGTGTATCAGAATACACGCCGATTCATTCTATCCTCACACAACCCTTATTTCTATGAGGGAACAGCAGCAGCTGGAATCGGTAGTCCACATACACCGGATGGGTACATCTGGCATATCGCTTTATCGATGCAGGGGCTGACTACAACGGATCGCAACGAAAAACTGCGATTGCTCCAGCTTATCCAACAGACGGATGCGGGCACCGGACTTACCCATGAAGGCTTTTCGGCTAACGATCCACATGAGTATACCCGCCCATGGTTTTCATGGTCCAACATGCTCTTTAGTGAACTGATGATGGATTATTGCGGATTCCGCGTAGAGAAATAG
- a CDS encoding ChbG/HpnK family deacetylase, protein MSRQVIINADDFGLSPAINDGIIKAYQSGGITSTSMMVNMPGFDHAVHAAQSLPDFGIGLHFNLTYGCPVCDPGSVSSLVKKDGYFHNGNSVYVRDPADIIKELDAQWNRFIEAFRYPTHLDAHHLLHQNDPMIYQIMAEKAIRENVPLRKSQIVHSIPQAPVPRMTEMILLDTYGDNEGLQRLLHHLFTLQEGTTEIVCHPGYVDDILLGISEWTDIRERELAVFMNEVIPRTMRALNILPVNYTALKKSPEEPCELPIRPSTPQPINKKTSRHNPNRAVKRKRKTPRLFKKRGIKSRLSTARTRKRV, encoded by the coding sequence ATGAGCAGGCAAGTAATTATTAATGCAGACGACTTTGGATTGTCACCTGCCATTAACGATGGCATTATTAAAGCTTATCAATCAGGAGGAATTACGAGTACTTCGATGATGGTCAATATGCCGGGCTTTGATCATGCAGTGCATGCTGCACAGTCGCTACCTGATTTCGGGATCGGTTTGCATTTCAACCTCACCTACGGATGCCCTGTTTGCGATCCGGGAAGCGTATCTTCTTTAGTGAAAAAAGATGGTTATTTTCATAACGGAAATAGTGTATATGTACGAGATCCCGCTGATATCATTAAAGAACTTGATGCACAATGGAATCGGTTTATAGAAGCCTTTCGTTACCCTACACATTTGGATGCCCATCATTTGCTGCATCAGAACGATCCCATGATATATCAAATTATGGCGGAAAAAGCCATTCGGGAAAATGTACCACTCCGCAAATCTCAGATCGTTCATTCCATTCCCCAAGCGCCTGTTCCCCGAATGACCGAGATGATATTGTTGGATACTTATGGAGACAATGAAGGTTTGCAGCGACTGCTTCATCATTTGTTTACGCTGCAAGAAGGAACCACTGAGATTGTATGTCACCCCGGCTATGTGGATGATATTCTGCTTGGGATTTCGGAATGGACGGACATTCGTGAGCGGGAACTTGCCGTGTTCATGAACGAGGTAATTCCCCGTACGATGCGGGCATTGAATATCTTGCCTGTTAACTACACAGCGTTGAAAAAATCACCGGAGGAACCATGTGAACTCCCCATACGTCCATCAACACCACAACCCATAAATAAGAAAACTTCCCGTCACAACCCGAATCGTGCAGTTAAACGCAAACGAAAGACACCTCGATTATTCAAAAAACGAGGTATCAAGTCTCGCCTGTCTACCGCTCGAACCCGGAAAAGAGTGTAA
- a CDS encoding exosporium glycoprotein BclB-related protein: MKPKKRIKFGGNIFKKNRGGEEHHKCFEIEAELLFKLIGELKGAIVQVFANPTSHNVSLLIEVLRKLLALIHHSDLKKGTRADLEAVLELTIVSAEGVPFSPISVATNLQQLLDVLLSVILQGNIDSAEKDQLVILIRATELAITTGLRNIGNQGPAGPAGPAGPQGVPGPQGPAGVAGPQGSAGPAGTPGTAGVTGATGATGAAGPAGGATGATGATGSTGAVGAAGVTGATGDPGVAGATGVTGDTGAAGIAGVTGATGATGDTGLTGATGIMGVTGSTGVTGATGSGAIIPFASGGPAILTTIAGGLVGTTSLIGFGSSATGVSILGGTIDLTGTVVGPLINFAFSVPRDGVITSIAAYFSTTAALALVGSTVTITAQLFSSPTPDNAFTAVPGAIVTLAPPLTGIIALGSISNGITTGLAIPVTAETRLLLVFSATATGLSLVNTVVGYASGGVNIT, translated from the coding sequence ATGAAGCCAAAAAAACGTATAAAATTTGGTGGAAACATATTTAAGAAAAATAGAGGAGGAGAGGAACATCACAAGTGCTTTGAAATCGAAGCGGAATTGCTTTTCAAGCTGATTGGCGAGTTGAAAGGAGCCATTGTACAGGTTTTTGCCAATCCGACTTCACACAATGTTTCGCTTCTGATCGAGGTGTTGCGTAAATTACTGGCCCTGATTCATCACTCGGATTTGAAAAAGGGAACCCGCGCAGACCTCGAAGCAGTCTTGGAGCTCACAATTGTATCTGCAGAGGGTGTTCCATTCTCTCCAATTAGTGTGGCGACCAATTTGCAACAATTGCTGGATGTGCTGCTCTCTGTTATTTTACAGGGAAATATCGATTCGGCTGAAAAAGATCAACTTGTCATTTTGATTCGGGCAACTGAATTGGCTATTACTACAGGGCTAAGAAACATTGGGAATCAAGGTCCGGCTGGACCTGCAGGGCCTGCGGGTCCTCAGGGCGTACCTGGACCACAAGGCCCGGCAGGCGTTGCCGGACCTCAAGGTAGTGCAGGACCTGCGGGTACACCGGGAACAGCAGGTGTCACGGGAGCTACCGGCGCAACGGGTGCGGCAGGCCCTGCGGGTGGTGCAACAGGAGCGACAGGTGCAACGGGGAGTACTGGAGCTGTTGGTGCAGCAGGTGTTACAGGAGCAACAGGTGATCCTGGTGTAGCGGGTGCCACGGGAGTCACAGGTGATACGGGTGCAGCCGGAATTGCGGGAGTAACCGGGGCTACAGGTGCCACAGGTGATACGGGACTGACCGGCGCAACCGGGATTATGGGAGTAACTGGCAGCACTGGCGTAACAGGCGCTACGGGTTCGGGAGCTATTATACCGTTTGCTTCTGGCGGACCTGCCATATTGACAACCATTGCTGGTGGACTGGTAGGAACGACAAGTCTCATCGGTTTCGGAAGCTCGGCAACCGGAGTCAGCATTCTGGGTGGCACGATTGATTTGACGGGGACGGTTGTCGGCCCACTCATTAACTTTGCATTCTCTGTCCCACGTGATGGCGTGATCACTTCCATCGCGGCCTATTTTAGTACCACAGCAGCCTTGGCCTTGGTCGGTTCAACGGTGACCATCACCGCGCAATTATTCAGTTCACCTACTCCGGATAATGCATTCACTGCGGTACCAGGGGCCATCGTTACACTGGCGCCGCCACTCACAGGTATTATTGCTTTGGGAAGCATCTCCAATGGCATAACAACCGGATTAGCGATACCGGTGACAGCAGAGACACGTCTTCTGCTCGTATTCTCCGCGACGGCAACTGGACTCAGTCTTGTGAATACCGTTGTTGGCTATGCAAGTGGTGGCGTAAACATTACATGA
- a CDS encoding YheC/YheD family protein codes for MGVDAVQRSQPLRSKWLKTKMLLNNSAIKPFIPDTQRYSQSNLKTMLEKYRMVYVKPEIGTFGMGVIKAEMHNQHYFAYQIGQKRLTFNSFESFYRSLTHRIKQKSYLIQRGIHLLQHNNRRFDIRVMVQLNPGQAWEATGVIGRLGHPKKIVTNYHSGAKPMSIHTLLRSHASDKRINELIQEMNHLGIHIARHMRKKYTRLRSIGVDIGLDRSLTPWIIEVNAKPDPYIFNQLKDKTMYRKVIRYYRQNAL; via the coding sequence GTGGGAGTTGATGCAGTACAACGATCCCAACCGTTACGAAGTAAATGGCTCAAAACCAAAATGTTGCTGAATAACTCGGCGATCAAACCATTTATCCCTGATACACAACGATATAGCCAATCCAACTTGAAGACCATGCTGGAGAAATATAGGATGGTATATGTCAAACCCGAGATAGGCACCTTTGGAATGGGAGTCATTAAAGCTGAAATGCACAATCAGCACTACTTCGCCTACCAGATTGGTCAAAAGCGTCTGACGTTCAACAGCTTTGAGTCATTCTATCGAAGCCTGACCCATCGAATTAAGCAAAAAAGCTATCTCATTCAACGAGGTATCCATCTGCTGCAACATAATAACAGGCGCTTTGACATTCGGGTAATGGTTCAATTAAATCCCGGGCAGGCGTGGGAAGCGACAGGGGTCATAGGCCGACTGGGTCATCCAAAGAAAATTGTGACCAACTACCATAGCGGTGCGAAGCCAATGAGCATTCACACGTTGTTGAGATCCCATGCCTCTGACAAGCGGATTAACGAATTGATCCAGGAGATGAATCACCTGGGCATCCATATCGCTCGGCACATGCGGAAGAAATACACGCGTTTGAGAAGCATTGGGGTGGATATCGGGCTTGATCGAAGTCTGACTCCATGGATTATTGAGGTAAACGCGAAGCCAGATCCCTATATATTCAATCAGTTAAAGGACAAGACAATGTATCGCAAGGTGATTCGATATTATCGTCAGAACGCACTATAA
- a CDS encoding S8 family serine peptidase: MIKINRLRKPISIVLSLLLAFSIIHPVSAENSTSSKLDMKSGLAKVSEAKVNAKLTKEFEGSEYVTYLVKMKEQVDTAAVSKQALEKATIAKQTPSATKLSVRNSVVSSLRETASRSQYPLETYLEKEVDLGKVKEYKSYFIVNSLAVTSTKEVMEQIALLPEVEKILPNETRYLQKAEVSKEPASAAPAKDAVQTPAAKDASVGVKDKEPAAKDKLATENVEWNLDYINAPAVWDRGIDGTGIVVANLDSGVDYTHPALRSKWRGLDASGNIVDPELSWYDPHSNASLPADGDGHGTHTMGTMVGSEPDGTNQIGVAPGAKWIGVRIFNPETTDAIILDGGQWLIAPVDAEGNLHPELAPDVVNNSWGGGAGLDEWFRPMVQAWRDAQIFPEFSAGNVRLGNPGGPGSVANPANYPESFATGATDINGNLASFSLLGPSPYGEIKPEVSAPGVNIRSAVPGGVYEGGWNGTSMAGPHTTALAALLLQANHSLTVDQLEQIITDTATPRTDSQYPTSPNNGYGHGIINALDAVGSVLEGIGTVSGRVVTAGDDLEEPVLEHTPVNSAFTGIDIPLTAHVTDNVAVVSVEAFAKTTGTNQYVYLPMNRIAGDSKDGTYTATIPAFLIEPQGVEYYIRVNDYGNNGFDSQVYKVAVSNGVQPGYLQDFEEDQLGFTTGGTGSTWVWGAPSSGPGSAYSGEKVIATNLQGTYLANSNAYLLAPPIDLTESPEGALLSFKHWYDLENNIDFGKVYIASEDSDYVFEELLSFTGTGGNWKKQYVDLRAYAGQQVFIKFNLTSDNSVQKAGWYIDDFAVEELDELAPEAPAGLTATADILGNVALSWTGASDEDLESYVVYRSTTAGTGYEGIGSTTGTTFTDTTTVTDSTYYYAVAALDYSGNESDKSNEVSITVEVPEDIYIDHFDGSDDNGWTHSGTKDEWERGIPVTGPASAVSPPNVWATDLDNTYENGSNYSLVSPVIDLTDVSEGTLTFNHWYEIESGYDYGYVEVTKDGGTTWSELGKFSHSTNGKQWTPVFYDLDTLTGNEVQFRFRLTSDNSVVKTGWFIDDFRVLGVAVETVTEDNAIVLNSDKPKPSYDNPWYKITRTDKAEFNKTKQQQPEVEKPGAGSVNPQSLPASATVTVLETGRSVKTDSATGKYSFTHVAGDYTLKAEAYGYYPRTQQVTITDGSGAKANFNLEAIPHGQIEGVVTDERTGQPLADASVLVVEDANVGEVHTGSDGSFVIQVLEGSYTLSIRAADYYSKTVTVTVPGNGTAEANVALKPFIGFPGEIAYDDGTAENARAFNAADNAWAVRMTPELETAQLTGASFRFWNTEWPVPGGTAFQYAVYDASGAGGAPGRQLAGPFDGTALRNDQWTTVEFPEPVIVTGDFYIVYVQSLAGTSAPGLATDEDGPNAGRSWQRVGGAWSTSPAEEGNYMIRAVVRYPVNAPVLTAPANTYTNQSTFTVSGTSPASGAQIKIYNGKDLAGTTTVANGKFSYGVKLRSGINAITAEAVVDGKTTDRSLPVVIILDQTKPQLTITSPTEGSRINTEVVHVTGNVVEQFLDKLTVNGQTVQVGKDRSFSHRVLVNEGENTITITATDLAGNKTTVTRTVYVETALPELTNITPAEDVRITSGESVTVSFDSKPGLQASFRIQLPLNLNAPGAGEIPLVETEPGRYTGTYTTPSSLTLEGGVIVIRAQDAAGNKVEAEAAGRLFVSAAQEQSNPEPDSSPEVDESNEPAPSSAEGLQP; this comes from the coding sequence TTGATAAAGATTAATCGGTTACGCAAGCCCATCTCTATAGTGCTCTCGCTTCTCCTTGCATTTTCGATCATTCATCCGGTTTCAGCTGAAAACTCCACATCATCCAAATTGGATATGAAATCTGGACTTGCCAAAGTTTCGGAGGCCAAAGTAAACGCCAAGTTGACCAAAGAATTTGAAGGTAGTGAATATGTTACCTATCTGGTGAAAATGAAGGAACAGGTGGATACAGCAGCAGTCTCCAAGCAGGCCCTCGAAAAGGCGACTATCGCCAAACAAACGCCTTCAGCCACAAAGCTGTCCGTTCGGAATTCAGTCGTCAGTTCTCTGCGAGAAACGGCCTCACGTTCACAATATCCATTGGAAACTTATCTGGAAAAGGAAGTTGACCTGGGCAAGGTCAAAGAATATAAAAGCTATTTTATTGTCAATTCACTGGCAGTGACGAGTACCAAAGAAGTCATGGAACAGATTGCGCTGCTGCCTGAGGTAGAGAAGATTCTACCGAATGAGACACGATACTTACAGAAAGCCGAAGTGAGTAAAGAACCGGCGAGTGCGGCACCAGCCAAAGATGCTGTGCAAACGCCAGCAGCTAAAGACGCTTCAGTCGGAGTCAAAGATAAAGAGCCTGCTGCAAAGGACAAGCTTGCAACAGAGAACGTGGAATGGAACCTGGATTACATCAATGCGCCAGCCGTATGGGATCGGGGCATCGATGGAACGGGGATTGTCGTTGCCAATCTCGACAGCGGTGTGGACTATACCCACCCTGCGCTTCGCAGCAAATGGCGGGGACTGGATGCTTCGGGCAATATTGTTGATCCCGAACTGAGCTGGTATGATCCGCACAGCAATGCTTCGCTTCCTGCGGACGGAGACGGACATGGTACTCATACAATGGGGACGATGGTTGGCTCGGAACCAGATGGTACCAATCAGATCGGGGTTGCTCCCGGTGCGAAGTGGATAGGTGTACGGATATTTAATCCGGAAACAACAGATGCCATTATTCTGGATGGCGGACAATGGTTGATCGCACCGGTGGATGCGGAAGGTAATCTGCACCCTGAACTTGCACCGGATGTCGTCAACAACTCATGGGGCGGAGGCGCAGGACTGGATGAATGGTTCCGGCCGATGGTGCAAGCCTGGCGTGATGCTCAGATTTTCCCGGAATTCTCTGCAGGAAATGTGAGACTGGGTAACCCGGGCGGACCTGGTTCTGTTGCTAACCCGGCCAACTATCCTGAAAGTTTTGCTACAGGAGCAACGGATATCAACGGAAATCTGGCTTCGTTCTCCCTGCTGGGTCCATCTCCGTATGGCGAGATCAAACCGGAAGTATCTGCCCCTGGTGTCAATATCCGTTCAGCAGTTCCGGGTGGTGTCTATGAGGGAGGCTGGAACGGAACGTCAATGGCAGGCCCGCATACCACTGCACTTGCTGCACTCCTGCTTCAGGCCAACCATTCCCTTACGGTGGATCAGCTGGAGCAGATCATTACAGATACAGCCACACCGAGAACAGATAGTCAGTATCCGACATCTCCTAATAACGGCTACGGTCACGGCATTATTAATGCGCTTGATGCGGTGGGTTCTGTACTCGAAGGAATCGGCACAGTATCCGGCAGAGTGGTTACAGCCGGAGATGATCTGGAAGAGCCGGTACTGGAACACACACCTGTCAATTCAGCCTTTACAGGCATTGATATTCCATTAACGGCGCATGTGACAGATAACGTCGCGGTAGTCTCCGTCGAGGCTTTTGCCAAAACGACAGGTACCAACCAGTACGTCTATCTGCCGATGAATCGAATTGCCGGAGATAGCAAAGATGGAACTTACACAGCAACCATTCCTGCCTTTCTCATTGAGCCACAAGGTGTGGAGTATTATATCCGCGTGAATGACTATGGCAATAACGGATTCGATAGTCAGGTATACAAGGTGGCTGTCTCCAATGGTGTTCAACCCGGATATCTTCAGGATTTTGAAGAAGATCAGCTGGGCTTCACCACTGGCGGTACGGGAAGTACATGGGTATGGGGAGCACCAAGCAGTGGTCCTGGTAGTGCATACTCCGGTGAAAAGGTGATTGCAACCAACCTGCAAGGTACTTATCTGGCGAATAGCAATGCATATCTGCTTGCGCCGCCAATTGATCTTACTGAGAGCCCGGAAGGCGCGTTATTGTCTTTCAAACACTGGTATGATCTGGAGAATAACATCGACTTTGGCAAGGTATATATCGCTTCCGAGGATAGCGATTATGTGTTCGAAGAGTTGTTAAGCTTCACGGGTACGGGTGGTAACTGGAAAAAACAATATGTGGACCTTCGCGCATACGCGGGTCAGCAGGTATTTATCAAATTCAATCTGACCAGTGATAACTCGGTGCAGAAGGCTGGTTGGTATATTGATGATTTCGCAGTTGAAGAATTGGATGAGCTTGCACCGGAAGCTCCTGCGGGATTGACTGCAACTGCCGATATTCTGGGCAACGTAGCCTTGAGCTGGACTGGAGCGAGCGATGAGGATCTCGAATCCTATGTCGTATATCGTTCCACAACCGCAGGTACAGGTTATGAAGGTATTGGAAGCACGACAGGAACAACGTTTACGGATACAACTACAGTTACTGATTCGACCTATTACTATGCCGTTGCTGCACTGGATTATAGTGGAAATGAAAGTGACAAGTCTAATGAGGTCTCCATTACAGTGGAGGTGCCTGAGGATATCTACATCGATCACTTCGACGGCAGTGATGATAATGGCTGGACTCATTCGGGAACCAAAGATGAGTGGGAACGCGGCATTCCGGTAACGGGACCTGCCAGCGCCGTTTCTCCGCCGAATGTGTGGGCGACTGATCTCGACAATACGTACGAGAATGGATCCAACTATTCGCTCGTATCTCCGGTCATCGATTTGACGGATGTATCCGAAGGAACACTCACGTTTAATCATTGGTACGAGATTGAGAGTGGATACGATTATGGATATGTGGAAGTCACCAAAGATGGTGGGACAACATGGTCAGAACTGGGCAAATTCTCACATAGTACAAACGGTAAACAATGGACACCGGTATTTTATGATCTGGATACACTTACAGGCAATGAAGTACAATTCCGGTTCCGTCTGACTTCAGACAACAGTGTTGTGAAAACAGGTTGGTTCATTGATGATTTCCGTGTACTGGGTGTTGCGGTGGAGACGGTTACAGAGGACAATGCCATCGTGCTTAACAGTGACAAACCAAAACCGTCCTATGATAACCCATGGTACAAAATTACGCGGACAGACAAAGCGGAATTCAACAAAACGAAACAGCAACAACCGGAAGTCGAAAAACCAGGCGCAGGTTCGGTTAATCCACAAAGCCTGCCTGCAAGTGCAACGGTTACCGTACTGGAAACCGGACGTTCGGTGAAAACGGATTCGGCTACAGGCAAGTACAGCTTCACACACGTAGCAGGTGATTACACATTAAAAGCTGAGGCGTATGGATATTATCCTCGTACCCAGCAGGTGACAATCACCGATGGCAGTGGAGCCAAAGCCAACTTTAATCTGGAGGCAATCCCGCATGGACAGATTGAAGGTGTAGTAACGGATGAGCGGACAGGACAACCACTGGCTGATGCTTCCGTTCTCGTGGTGGAAGATGCGAATGTAGGTGAAGTTCACACAGGTTCAGATGGCAGCTTCGTTATTCAGGTATTGGAAGGAAGCTACACTCTATCCATCCGGGCTGCGGATTATTACAGTAAGACGGTTACTGTGACTGTACCTGGTAATGGTACGGCAGAGGCGAATGTTGCCTTGAAGCCGTTCATCGGTTTTCCAGGGGAAATTGCTTATGATGATGGAACAGCAGAGAACGCACGAGCTTTTAACGCTGCGGATAACGCTTGGGCAGTTCGAATGACACCAGAGCTGGAGACCGCACAACTGACGGGTGCATCGTTCCGCTTCTGGAACACCGAATGGCCTGTACCTGGAGGTACAGCGTTCCAATATGCCGTCTATGATGCATCGGGTGCTGGCGGAGCTCCGGGACGACAACTAGCTGGACCATTTGACGGTACTGCACTTCGTAACGATCAATGGACAACCGTTGAATTCCCGGAACCGGTCATTGTAACGGGTGATTTCTATATCGTGTATGTACAGAGCTTAGCTGGAACTAGCGCTCCGGGACTCGCTACCGATGAGGATGGTCCAAATGCAGGTCGAAGCTGGCAGCGAGTAGGTGGGGCGTGGAGCACTTCACCTGCAGAAGAAGGTAACTACATGATTCGTGCAGTTGTGAGATATCCGGTAAATGCACCTGTGCTCACAGCACCTGCGAACACATATACGAATCAATCAACTTTCACCGTGTCGGGAACCTCTCCGGCATCCGGCGCTCAGATTAAGATCTACAACGGCAAAGATCTGGCTGGTACAACAACTGTCGCAAATGGGAAGTTCTCATACGGTGTGAAACTCCGTTCTGGGATTAATGCGATTACGGCCGAGGCTGTGGTGGACGGAAAAACAACCGACCGTTCACTGCCCGTTGTCATCATTTTGGATCAAACCAAACCACAGTTGACCATCACGAGCCCGACGGAAGGAAGCCGGATCAACACGGAAGTTGTTCATGTAACAGGTAATGTCGTGGAACAATTCCTCGATAAGTTGACTGTTAACGGACAAACCGTACAAGTGGGCAAAGACAGAAGCTTCAGTCATCGCGTATTGGTTAACGAAGGCGAGAACACGATAACCATTACAGCAACCGATCTTGCTGGCAACAAAACAACGGTAACCCGCACCGTATACGTGGAAACGGCGTTGCCAGAACTTACGAATATTACGCCAGCTGAAGATGTTCGAATCACATCAGGGGAGAGTGTCACCGTATCGTTTGACAGTAAACCTGGACTGCAAGCATCTTTCAGGATTCAGTTACCGCTGAATCTAAATGCCCCAGGGGCAGGAGAGATTCCATTGGTGGAGACTGAGCCAGGTCGTTACACGGGTACGTACACAACACCTTCATCCCTTACTCTTGAGGGTGGAGTCATTGTAATTCGTGCTCAGGATGCAGCTGGCAACAAAGTAGAAGCCGAAGCAGCTGGACGATTGTTCGTCAGCGCAGCACAGGAACAATCCAATCCAGAACCAGATTCGAGTCCTGAAGTGGACGAATCCAATGAACCTGCTCCATCGTCTGCTGAGGGTCTTCAACCTTAA
- a CDS encoding GntR family transcriptional regulator, whose protein sequence is MLVLGKDSASKPMYEQIFESLRERIQLHQYQVGERVPSEKELCDEFGVSRITTKKALEMLASEQLIVRQPGRGSFVADTAEGMQERPNRPAPHGAVKDPEKKLLIGLVITNFSDMYGTELLYGMEEASREHDCFLVLRRSFGIPEQEERSIQELLELGVDGLIIFPAQGEYFSDEILKLVVNKFPFVLIDRYLKGIPASSVSTDNVGAAREGMNYLFNLGHRHIAFLTQPPANTTPIEERIEGIIEAHHDQGVLVNRELWLESFLSTLPSVFDPQVEVRDVETLVEHLQKYPEITALFAAEYHIALLAEQAADRLGLKIPEDLSIICFDSPNAAEGSRVTHMRQSQFDMGKQAFEMVLQNMQNNEMAVNRVVLPARLVKGKSTSIVKQKG, encoded by the coding sequence GTGCTTGTATTGGGGAAAGACTCGGCATCCAAGCCGATGTATGAACAGATCTTTGAATCCTTGCGCGAACGGATACAGCTTCATCAATATCAAGTGGGTGAGCGTGTTCCTTCGGAGAAGGAATTATGTGATGAATTTGGAGTTAGCCGGATTACGACGAAAAAAGCGCTTGAGATGTTGGCGAGTGAACAATTGATTGTACGTCAGCCGGGACGGGGTTCTTTTGTAGCCGATACGGCAGAGGGTATGCAGGAAAGACCTAACAGACCTGCTCCGCATGGTGCGGTTAAAGATCCAGAGAAGAAGCTGCTCATTGGTCTGGTCATTACCAACTTCAGTGATATGTATGGTACAGAACTGTTATATGGCATGGAAGAAGCTTCACGAGAGCATGATTGTTTTCTCGTACTTAGACGATCCTTCGGGATTCCCGAGCAGGAGGAACGCAGCATTCAGGAACTGCTGGAACTGGGTGTGGACGGATTGATCATTTTCCCTGCACAGGGTGAATATTTCAGCGATGAGATTCTTAAACTGGTCGTGAACAAATTCCCGTTTGTTCTGATTGACCGGTATCTGAAAGGCATTCCAGCTTCTTCGGTCAGTACGGATAACGTAGGGGCGGCGAGAGAAGGGATGAATTATCTGTTCAACCTGGGTCATCGACACATTGCTTTTCTTACACAGCCTCCGGCCAACACCACACCGATTGAAGAACGAATTGAAGGGATTATTGAGGCACATCATGATCAAGGTGTGCTGGTGAACAGAGAATTGTGGTTGGAATCTTTTCTTTCGACATTGCCTAGTGTGTTCGATCCTCAGGTCGAGGTCCGCGATGTGGAGACACTGGTAGAACATTTGCAGAAATATCCGGAGATTACTGCACTCTTTGCTGCGGAATACCATATTGCTTTGCTAGCGGAACAGGCAGCCGATCGACTTGGTCTGAAGATTCCGGAGGATTTGTCCATCATTTGTTTTGACAGTCCAAACGCTGCCGAAGGAAGCCGGGTAACACATATGCGACAGAGTCAGTTTGATATGGGGAAACAAGCATTCGAGATGGTGCTCCAAAATATGCAGAACAACGAAATGGCAGTGAACAGGGTTGTTTTGCCTGCCCGATTGGTGAAGGGGAAATCAACGAGTATAGTGAAACAAAAGGGTTAA